The region cattattcaaaacacatcaaatcgatcaatttcttttctcgccgtcgtgcgattgaCCCTTCAATCCCTTTCTTAAACaaaaggtactttgtttcaaacACAATGCAAGACAATGTTTCTCCGCatgttttgggtagtccaacaatgttttcgtcgattgacacaaagtagctttcactaaaatcgaccaacaaacaaacatttttctacccagaactacgtaagccttgatttctctattgagatacgtacgagcaggatttgtaaatcttgtcatgcccactaataaaaaacttaggtttagtccttcgtcgaaaatccaaaaaaacattcttctctcatccattctttctttcccacctaataactcgaaagcctaacatttcaaactaacactaacacacacaactaacctaacggttcccattgagtacaacggacgtgaggggtgctaataccttccccttgcgtaatcgactcccgaaccctgatttggttgcgaagaccaatatcattgtcgttctttcttgggttttatccatatttcccctttccttttaggaataaataaagttcggtggcgactttgttcagtctatcattgcgagcgtgcgattgcgcttcgctaggtcgtTCTCTCAATTCTTTTCCAAGgtacgacagatggcgactctgctggggaaaatttcgatccctaagtgagtcaagcctagttaggacgtttgtgtgcctttgtttgtttaattgcgtggcttttccttatttattgcttttattatctttattgttatattgatatatttgttgtatattggttccactgtgttgggtacttggatatttgattgcaaaccatgtgggaaagactctacacccgagtctagagtgaaaaaacataagataggacgatggttgagtagtacagactcccgaggtgaatacttcgtaagagtccgtacgagaacctcacttagagtaaatccttttgcaaatattgtcacccgaggtggatacctcgtaagcttcaatatttcaaaggggtccatgactctaagaaccttttagaacattgaacctttggccaactagaaatgatggttgtgtagtatggattcccgaggtgaatacttcgtaagaatcggtacgagaacctcactcAAAGTAGATTCTCTAGATGGAGTTGACGATAGGAAAGTATTTTtcgtaagcgtcaaacattcttttgaatccatgactctaagtaccctgtctagaaccaagtcgatggttgcgtagtacggactctcgaggtgaatacttcgtaagagtcggtacgagaacctcacccataatagattcccttgatggagttgacgaccgggaagtattttccgtaagcgtcaaacattcttgtgaatcaatgactctggggatcctttgtaacaaagccctagatcatacccggtgagaaccccgttttggaaagcAATCAGATTTATCCATACCTAGGACCTTTGAACCTGTACCCaaaaaaacattgcatccatccattcattgcatatgcataaaaagcaaaactcttagtttATTTCGCATTGTTTCAGGAATCCAAGACTTGTTAGCAAAATGAATCCTGAGAGAAGAAACACTTTTTAGTTCAAATACAAGAATGTGGACCTTGCCAGCCTGCAAAAGTTGAGTGCCAAAGTAACACCAATCAAACTCAACAGCTTTGTGCAAGACTATGGAAGAATTATGGACATCCTAAATGAGAAGATAGACATGATGACCACAGTGACTATtgctcagttttatgatccaccTCTATGTTGTTTCACGTTTTCTGACTTCCAATTGGCTCATACCTTGGAAGAATTTGAGAGGATTGTAGGTCGGAATCTGAGGGATCATAATCCATTTCCTAAGTTCGATGAAGGTATTCCTCCCCAGAGGATATCTTTAGCTTTGGGTCTGAAAGTTTCTGAAGTCGTGGACAATTGGGATGTGAAGGGAGATTTCAATGGtttttctaggaagttcttggaagatcaaGCTAAGAAAATGGAAAAAGAAGGGAATTGGAAAGCTTTCTATGTTGTGTTAGTTgtgttggtatatgggatagttCTTTTCCCAAATATTAACTATTTTGTGGACCACCTGGCGGTGGGAATCTTCCTCTTTGGTAACCCTGTACCGTTCCTCCTAACGGACCTCCACTATGCTCTCCATGATTCTCATGAGAATAAGGGAGGAATCATTTTATGTTGTGCGCAACTGTTGCATGCATGGTTTAGATCTCATATGCCCGAGGAAGGCCCTTTTGTCTCAAAGGAACTTAAGCCCTCTCAGAAGTTAGCTTCTCTCACCTCCAATCATGTTATGTGGTATATCAGAGATTGGGAAACCAAGGATGTTATTGTCGGCATTGGAGACTTCCCCAATGTACCTttgataggaaccaagggttgcatcaactataaccccgTGTTATCTTTGAGGCAGCACGATTACCCTATGAATGGCCCTCCAAAAGCTGAAGCTTTAGAGCCTTTTATCTTACACAATGTTGAAGTAGATCATCCCATGGTGAAGAAGATCAAGAGGTCTTGGCAAGTAGTTATCAGAAAGGGTAAGGAGTTGGGTAAGAGAAATGTCATCGCTCGAGAGCCTTATACTTGTTGGGTTAGAGAGAGGGTTCAGATGGTTAAACTCCCTTttccatttgatccttctatctatctgttggttcctgagccagaacccatattacctgaagatatggagaagcTCAATGCCCATATTAAGGAGTTAGAGTTGGAGAATGCTGACTTGAGGATTAAGCTCGACCGAGTCTCGGTAGAAAATGGGAATTTGAAAGACGGTCAACAGAAGAAGGACAACGAGCTTGAAATCTCCAACAAAAGAGCTAGGGAGTCTGAGGCAAGAAGAGAAAAGTTCGGACAAGCGCTTTACAACACTAAATCTGTGTTCAAGTCAAAGGAGGAGGAGTTGGATAGAGCTTTACTCCGGATTCAAAAACTCAACAAGACTCTGGAATTGACCCTTGAAATGAAAAGGGAAGCACGACTGATTTCTGAGATTCGTACTCGTGAACTGGAGAATACCATTCAGAAATATAAGGCTAGTCTGGAACGCGAGAAGCTGAGGACTGAAGAGTCAGAAAGAGTTTGCACACAGCTAAAATATCAGTTGGAACAAGCCGATGCTAGAATCCAGGCACTTGAAGGTGGGGATCAGGATGTTGCCTATATGATGTTGCTAGGTGAGTGCagatattggagaaacctctatagggacataAAGGTAACCAAAGCTAAAGATTTGCGCATCATTCAAGACCTCCAAGGGCTTTACACTGAGTGGAAGGGCAAATTTCTGAGGCTGTCCAGATTTGTGAATTCCGTCATGCGAGAGCTACCTGAGAAAATGCAAGAAGAtgattggtgcatgtgtccagaGAACACCCCACATCAAGTCTTTAATTTCATTAAATTTTGTAAGGCGATGTTGTCGACCTTGCTACGGTTCGGAAAGCCCATAAGCCATAGGAATtttgtttgtatttgaactttgCTCTGAATTAATGAAAAATCGCTTTTGAGATTCACTTTATTGTGTTTATTTCCTTATTACTTTAAATATTTGTGAACAAATGTTGTGGCATTTCTGAAATGAATGACtgaaactaaccaagagttttgcaaacaagaTGCATCCATGCATGCATTCATACATTGTCAAAATAGAGTCTCACTCCGCCCTTTCTTCCTtcagtttcacgctgaattttcaacaccagtaCAATACTCGCACCCGAGCAAGACAAAGGATGGCTGAACAAGAGCAAGAGAGCGCCCGAGTTAGAGCTAAACTAGACAAGATCAAGGGAGGCATGTCCCAGATGAGAGAGATGTTGCAAGCTTTAACCTTTAGATTTGAGGTTCCGCAAGCGACCGTGATTTCAGAGACCACGGGCCCAACAGTGGAAGTTCAACTTCAGAGGACGTTACCCTTAACCCTTACTCCATATGGGCTACCTTATGACTTCGTCCCTCGAGCGGAAGTAGTGCACGACATGGGGTGATTTGTCCAACAAGCCGTGCCATTACCGGTTTACACCGACGCACGCCCAGTCATCCATACCATTGCTCCACCAGCTGCCAATGCTAGGCACATTTCGCACTTTGAAGATCAACATCACATGTATCATACTGTCGAATCAACCGTTGTTGGTGACGAAGTAAGATTTGAGGATTTTAAAGAAGTAAAGGAGAACATGCAACTCCTTGAGAAGAAATTCCGAGATTTAGAAGGAGACCACGTCTTTGGATCTGCCGCCAAAGAAATGTGCCTTGTATCTGGGTTGGTGATTCCGGCCAAATTCAAAACTCCAGACTTCGACAAATACAAGGGGCATACTTGTCCAAAGagccatctcatcatgtattacCGAAAAATGGTTGCACACGTGGAAGACGATAAGCTGATGATCCACTGTTTTCAAGATAGCTTGAGTGGGGCTCCTTCCAAGTGGTATTTAAGTCTGGATCAGAATATGATCAGATGTTTCCAAGACCTGTTAGACGCCTTCATAAAACACTACAAAtataacatggacatggcgcctgataaAAGACAATTGCAAAGCATGTTCCAACATGACAAAGAGtccttcaaggaatatgctcagagatggagggaactGGCTTCTCAAGTTGAACCACCTCTTGCTGAAAAATAATTGGCCGAACTGTTCATCGACACTGTCCAACCCTAATTCtatgagaagatggttggaagtgCTTCCTTGGGATTCTTCGAGCTTGTTGCTATAGGGGCTCGCGTCGAATATGGTTTAAGAAATGGAAAACTTGCGGTTGTACCTGGAACTTCAAATGCTAATCCAAAGAAGTTCTCTGGAGGGTTTCCCAGAAAGAAGGAAGCGGAAACAAATGTTGTGACTGTTGGCCAAGGAAAAGCCCCTCCAAGAAGGAGACCACAATAATATTCACCACAGCAGTATGTTCAATAACCCTTTCCCTATCAGCAGCCCATGTATCCCGTCCAGTACGCCCCGCAACTATACGTAGCTGCTGTGACACCCACATTCAATCAATAACCTGCTCAGGCTTATCAAGTGCCTCAGGTTTATCGACCGACTCTAGTTCAACAATGTGTTGCGGTTCCTCCAGCTTATCAACAAGCACCGGCAGCTCCTGTCTATCAACAGCCGAGAGCTCAAGCTCCAAGGCAAAATGCTCAGAACCAGAATAGGAGGCAAGAGGATAGGGCGACCTTCAATCCAATCCTAATGTTGTACACTGAGCTTTATTCCTCCATGTTGCAAAAGGGTTTGGTGGTTCCCAGACCTATGGGACCTCCACCTGATCGTCTTCCTCCATGGTACAACCCTAATGCACACTGCCCTTTTCATGAAGGTGCCCCCGGGCATGACCTAGAGGGTTGTTACGCTCTGAAGCATAGGGTTCGTGAACTAATTGAAAGCAAGATCCTGCCTTTTAAGGATATGAGACCGAATGTGAAGAACAATCCTGTTCCTCCCCATGGAGATCCTGCAGTAAACGCCATTGAAGATGCCTATGTTGGTGTTACGCTTGATAAGGTGGATGATGTTAAGACTCCTTTGGCAGCATTCCATGTCCGATTGGTGGAAGCTGGCCTGATTAATGTTCGCCATGGCAACTGTGAAGAGTGTGCCATACACCCAAGAGGGTGTCAGATGGTACGAGATAATATCCAAaacttgatgaataaatgagTGCTTCAAATCTCCAATGTTGCAAAGAACGAAGACGTGTTGGTAATTGAACCTTGTTTCAATTTACCTGAATCAGTTGAAATCCCATATTACAGTGGTGGAGTGGTTCTTACGAATAGTCAGCCGTCGCCTGTTGAGATATGTATGCCCATGCCTTTTCCATACGAGAGCACCAAGGCTGTGCCTTGGAAATATGAGATTACCGTTGTGGACAAGGTTGTTGAAGGAAGTACAAACGTTGAAGTGACAGAAACTGTAAGTGAGGACGTCACCAATATTGCAGGAATGAGCAGAATGACCCGTAATGGTCGAATCTATACGCCTGAATTCAATGTGACTCCTCAAGGGCCAAACAACGAATCAACGGTCGCAGCTCCCACTAAAGAACCCGGAGTGGTCCCATCTGAGGATGTTGTTGAATTCTTGAAGTTGATCAAGAGAAGTGATTACAAAATTGTGGAACAGCTGCATCAGACACCCTCTAAGATCTCTATTATGTCTCTGCTATTGAACTCCCAAgcccatagggaggctttgttaAAGGTGCTTGCCCAAGCTCATGTAACACAAAGCATAACAGTAGACCAGTTTGATGGGGTGGTTGCAAACATCATAACTTATAATACTTTGAGCTTCAGTAGAGAGGAATTACCTGAGGATGGACAAAATCACAATCGTGCTCTCCATATCTCGGTAaaatgcaaagatgatgctttggaaagagttttggttgataccggatcttctctgaatgttatgccaaagagaacactcgccaagttatcttatcaaggaccaGCTATGAAACCTAGTCCcttggtagtgaaagcttttgacGGTTCCAGGAGAACCATGATTGGAGAGGTGGAACTGCCCATATTGATTGGCCCTCATGTATTCTCGActaatttccaagtcatggatattaatCCAGCATATAGCTGCTTATTagggcgtccttggattcatgctgTAGGGGcagtgtcatacggtgaactgacttttcGTGTTTTGCTTTtgaaagcaaatgtcgcggatagtaagagtcgccaccgacttttcttttatccaataaggaaaggtggaaaagaacaggaaagaccttaatttagattttgggttcgggaggtacattatacaaagggaaggtgttagcaccctttgtatccatggttatccatgggctcttaattgctggatcacttatgtttgtctgaaaaaagtgtttgaggaatgtttaggaaatgttttgaaaaggagaatttaactttgtaatgattcttgtatgaatgtatacaaagtggttatctcgtttagttttgaaagcCGTTTAGAAAAATAcaacttggcaatgattctagtacgaatgtataccaagtggtgattttctaatatttgcaaggtgtgaaaaatgtttttaggtggtgagccagcaattaagggttataccgacccaaggtctttatgggcatttcctatccttatgagggtaaaactgtccttactattgagaagtaagtagttttatccttgggatgtaaaagggacatcgtagggtcatcgattggtcattgaaggcaacatcTGTAAGGgtaccttagcattcgaagggacgatcatcatttaaccgtaggctataccgaagggtcatcgagggacaaaggcaacattcgagggactatgatgatttaaacgaagggtctttgctaagtgtatccccacattcacgggacatgaccataataccgtaataccgtagggcaacaaagagaggtccaagatcacaaAATCAAAGGCActattttacaatcaattaggtagttgtaatcaattgagtaattaggtccacgttataatcaattaggtaattaggatgaatctccacattaaaatcaattaagtaattaggatgaatctccacattaaaatcaattaaataattatgatgaatctccacaagggtatcccacaaataaagtgggatacttagcaagctaccctcttcgggagtatatgagtccttacaatattcagcaaacaggtcagaataccaaatgggggtgcaatcgaggattacaccgcaaaagaaacacagcagtaggaatgtcaggcaaaataacgcatgattacaatagaacagatcagataagcatagaataaaacaaccaaaatattagagactgtcacgttcgcttctgcctcgcctagcgaaggcttagcgaatactcgctacatgctcgcttagcgatgtgctagcgagcggttgcgggttttgaatttcagaacagtacgatctCCGCATGCTTCACGccctgtttgcaatcgaattgcaaccttgaattggcaagtcggattgagttgggcggaggtgacCTTGATGCGGATGAGcttccttcagggtttcctttggggttgctctgaattctctgggttagcctccagggtttgttgtgccttctctctatctcccgtcttcgttttctttttttttccttcctgaatgaagctctgctatttataatgctctttttatgacctaatgggctcagaatgaagcccaaaattttctgatatccgcaagcttcgctaggcgagcggtatagcgaggggttcgctagccgaagggtttgctcgcctagcgagcatgccagcTGGAGTCGTTTCCTCGGTTTGGCCACctgtgagctgggcctttgttcttttagggtcaatgccttgaaaagtaagttggggtgccttaaaaatgccttgtaatactaacgggcaaattttggggtatgacagctgcccctgttcaatattcttgaaccgagagagttagaatggtatgtatgccattcgtggtctggaggtggaagattattgaacactagaatgccccaaaaatttgcacttgttaatcaagAGTTGATCTagatggagatgggcttaaagatgccatccaggaagtttgatgatgaaagacCAGAACGGGTCATACaccgctggggataaaggatcagaatggaccatatgctagatcgtatctgagtagcagaatgagttatccattaggcgggtgacttcgctggggatgaaagatcagaatggatcatatgctagatcgtctttgagttgcagaatgagccgtacgttaggctgtatctgacgaaggtagaatcagaatggatcgtacgctagatcgtatctgagttgaagatccaaatgggtcgtacgttagaccgtattggagttgcagaatgaaccgtacgttaggctgtatctaaAAAGGGGTCAGAttggatcgtacgttagatcgcatctgagttgaagatccaaatgggtcgtacgttagaccgtattggagctgcagaatgagccgtacgttaggctgtatctggagaagaaagtagtcgtacgctagactacacctcggaatgtaccgtatgctaggcagtatctgagggtttgaagatccaaatgggtcgtacgttagaccgtattggagttgctgaaagtcagaatggatcgtacgttagatcgtatctgagttgaaggggtcatatgttgggctgaatcagaatgaaccgtacgttaggctgtatctgataatatttgttgttgtatttgcaatgaatatctgggatgggcttaaagatgccatcattagatgtcagaatgaatgttgacatggagtatatctgaaagatgatATAATCAATAGGAGTATCCGTCTGACTGGATCTTTACCTTGACTGAATCAGGAGGATAATcaacctgaaaaataaagttagcttcatgccatgtcatgatgcatgggatgttttatgcttctgaaactaagtgcgaacaatgtatgcatgcgtatgctgtgaaatgatgtaatgaatgaattatgtgtctgaaaataaatgcgaacattgtatgcatgtatatgatgtggaatgatgcatgaatgagTTCTGCATCCGAAAAgttttgccaggggaaaataaatccccatgttctggttggagatatttgtattgatgaccctttcttagctgaGGATACTTTATTTCcgtctgatggtggaaatatccaacagagcctggctggggatagaagagatgacccgtctgtctggtgatgccgacctcttctgggaaatagctggtttttgtgCCGGAGGAATggaattagcaaccggattccttggaacgcatggttagaccttctcctcgatcctgaagtcctttagtaattgctattgctattttatgcatgtatttttggtaagtatcaatcatattcaaatgcatatattaattcaaactaaatcaatggacgtttacgcaaacaaaacagaggaagtaaaacaacagcatttttttgaaataaaattgtattgattttaaaagagggcctataaacaggcaatttgtgtacaaggagacagaaatcctagtaagaggaaattgtcaagaaaacaaagagaaagctatgcagaaaaaagtcctattgattttaattccactactgtcattatgtcttcaagcctctcatctcctgcggtcggataaaagtgattagcttgtttggtcctttgaacttgggtgaagctgactgagaatgggacatagtcatacgctttaatccctaatttttgcctggaccgccttttcaggttttcagtccaccaggatacccttttttgcccaagccgccttttcaggttttcgacttgccgggtgtacgtctttatatgtttatccctaatttttgcccgaacccttttggttcgccgggacgcccttacttttgcctaggtacgtcgacctagcgggtctcttttatgcgtagtattttttaactatgtccgcgttcacgggatgcgggaagtcttcgccgtccattgtagcaagcatcatggctccaccagagaatactttcttaactacaaatggcccttcgtatgtgtgataacatgaaattatatcatattttaggacttaattcaattaaattatattattatttatttcaatttactgcattttattagatattacgcggtatttcctttctatttgtctcaggtgtcttatttgaagcacaagtaaaaaaggaagaaaaggaggtgcaaaaaggaatgaaaagaaacaaatagcaaaagccaagcccagcccaaagaagaCACAGGCGTCGTGCCTGTGACGACCGCCACGGATgctgtgacgaacgtcacgctGCATACACTtatgtgacgagcgtcacacatggtgtgacggacgtcacaccatccccctacaattctgccttcagagacgttgagtcctatATACACGCTGAATCCTATTTCCACGGCGATGCATCCGTTACGTGAAGACTCCTTGACGCGGACTGCTTTGAAAACCGTTACGGAAAGCATCAATATAAATAGCAACGCTGCCACACTTCCAAGGTTCCACGTTTTTTCCAGATTTCGGCATTTTccaattttcttttcttcagCAGTTTAAGCATACCTTTTACATACCGCTTTTGCAAATTTTTATTGTTTTCTCTAgcaattttattttcttttcttctctAGCACTTAATTAGTTTTTcacataatagtttctacaccggaaactattgtgtactttttcaccggatctaaccttacgttagaatctagttttttttattccttcgttttaatttgttggttaattgaagaattcaagaacaaatcctaccggcttgtggtggagtgttcaagactactgtttaattcaggttctttaattattgtttaatgctttgttttattattcatttatattatttgcttgagatgagtctgtttatgcacgataattatttaagttcgtttagcatgtctggctaattcgcctagatatcggtatgtagagtaagcggaataagggatcaaaactaagtcggtttaattaaatttaaaattaaaatcactctttttacggtctcagtttacaggtttaataacaaagtttttatacgagagtaaaggacataaagaggttaaaatcaatagagcgaaagtttgaggttttaactggacagtgtaaattggatattaattctagatcagggcgagagcaatttttagagttaattaaattctaatcttttccaaaaagtatttttaaagattgaatgtgaggacgagagttaagcattcgaatttaattgtataacctaaatcaacagagcgagagtttgagataagggtgtttaaatggttagtgttttcttaaaaagagtttctacggactttattgctttcaaaaaatggtttttgacttaattata is a window of Lathyrus oleraceus cultivar Zhongwan6 chromosome 6, CAAS_Psat_ZW6_1.0, whole genome shotgun sequence DNA encoding:
- the LOC127095987 gene encoding uncharacterized protein LOC127095987, coding for MVGSASLGFFELVAIGARVEYGLRNGKLAVVPGTSNANPKKFSGGFPRKKEAETNVVTAYQVPQVYRPTLVQQCVAVPPAYQQAPAAPVYQQPRAQAPRQNAQNQNRRQEDRATFNPILMLYTELYSSMLQKGLVVPRPMGPPPDRLPPWYNPNAHCPFHEGAPGHDLEGCYALKHRVRELIESKILPFKDMRPNVKNNPVPPHGDPAVNAIEDAYVGVTLDKVDDVKTPLAAFHVRLVEAGLINVRHVEIPYYSGGVVLTNSQPSPVEICMPMPFPYESTKAVPWKYEITVVDKVVEGSTNVEVTETVSEDVTNIAGMSRMTRNGRIYTPEFNVTPQGPNNESTVAAPTKEPGVVPSEDVVEFLKLIKRSDYKIVEQLHQTPSKISIMSLLLNSQAHREALLKVLAQAHVTQSITVDQFDGVVANIITYNTLSFSREELPEDGQNHNRALHISDFLNNYAAESQQSIGYCNQSLHGGQQHSYAPHVGISSSGRPTHAMVTFGFGGKTHNNERF